The Synergistaceae bacterium genome contains the following window.
GCGCAGTCCCAGCTCCGGCGTGTGATTCAAACAATAGGAATAGCCTTTGATTCCAACGTTCGACATGAATGTCCTCCCTAAGCGAAGGCCCAGGAACGGCCTGGGCCCACGTCCAATCAGCCGGCCGCGTTCAGTTGGTGAATACGGTCTGCTCTGTTATTTCCGTCTGCAAGGCCTCGAGGGACCTCTCGACGAGATGTCTGCGAATGATTTTTTCCTCTTCCGGGGTTCGGGTCGGGTCGCCGAAGGGATGGGGGATCGCGATAGCCGGAACGATTCTGTTGGCTCCGACGGTCTGCGAGATGGGGACTATGGTACAAACGTGAACTACGGGGAGCTTGCGTTCGATTTCCTTTACCATCGTTGCGCCGCAACGAGTACAAGTTCCTCAGGTCGAGGTCAGGATAACGGCGGTGACCCCATCGGCAACGAGCTTGTCGGCGATTTCGGCGCCGAAGCGCTTGGCGCTGGCTACAGCCGTTCCGTTGCCCACAGTGGCGTAGAATTTGTTGTGGAGCTTCTTGAAGACGCCCTCTTTTTCCATATCACGCAGAACGTCCACAGGCAACACCACGTCCGCGTTTCTATCCGCGTAGGTGGCGTCGTAACCGCCGTGGGCCGTACAATATTTGTCCGCCGTCAGGTCCATGACTCCCGTGATGTCGTACTCTCCGTACTTGCTGGCGCTGGATGCCTCGATGTGGTCGGGGTTTCCTTTGGGACAGATGCCACCCGACGTGACCAGAGCGATGACGGCGTCTTTCATGTCCTTGACGGCGGGTTGGGGATCCACTCGGTCGAAGACGGGCATCTTGTACTCCGTCTCGAAGGGTTCCCCTTTCATTTTCGCCACGAACATCTCCACGCAACGCTCGGCCGCCAGTTTATCGTAAAACTTGTTCTTGCGGATTCCCCGCTCGATGTACCCCTCTTCTGCCGGCGTTCCCACCGCCTCACCTTTTAGGAGTTTTAATAACAGCTTGACCATGACGGGAATCGCTTTTCTCATCCCCACAGCGCTGTTGGGGGTCTCCACAATGTGGAAGGATTTTTTGTAGAGTTCGACGCCGGGGTTTTCTGGGTACATCCCGCTGACTACGGGGATGCCCAGTTGTTTGGATACGGCCTCGCACATCCCGCCGCAAGCTGTGCCGTAGCGCCCGGCGTTGAACGCGGGGCCGGCCACGAAAGCGTCGGGTTCGTATTTTTTGATCATTTCGATGATATCCGCGCTTGCTTTATCCATATTGGAGGCAAAATAGGAGTCGCCACAAACGACGGTCGCCACTACCTGGGCATCCGCCCCCAGCGCTCCCTGTAAAGCCGCGCCAGGTCCTATGGCGCCTTCGCGGATCTCGGGCGCTATATCGGCTTTTTCTTCGCCGCCGATACCCGCAAAGAATTGGTTAATATAATGAACGACACGATAAGCCAACGTTGCTCCCCCCTTTATATCCGGCTTTCTGTCCGGTGTCGCGGGTGCCATTACACATTATGGTTCGCGCGAGAGGCGAACCCTGCTGTTAGTCTCAATAAGTCGCCTCTAGAGAACGTTTTTACTGTACTGTTCACGAATACCCTTGACTGCCGTCGCCAACGCTTCGGGGTCCAGAACCATCTCCATCATACTGATCTGTTCTTCCCACGCCACAGGGTCGCATGCGTCGCGTATCGTTTGGTCGAAAACGTGATATACAGGGAGCCCCAACGGGACTCCGGCGAGAGGACCCGCATAAGTCGGATCACCGTTGCTCACGGTCTCGGCGTAAATCTCCGCGCCTTCGGCGTCGGAGGATCCGAGAATCACGATGCAATCGGTTCCGAACTTCTCGGCAGCGTCTTTGATACGCTGCTGGTTCTGCAAGTCCATCG
Protein-coding sequences here:
- the grdB gene encoding glycine reductase complex selenoprotein B, encoding MAYRVVHYINQFFAGIGGEEKADIAPEIREGAIGPGAALQGALGADAQVVATVVCGDSYFASNMDKASADIIEMIKKYEPDAFVAGPAFNAGRYGTACGGMCEAVSKQLGIPVVSGMYPENPGVELYKKSFHIVETPNSAVGMRKAIPVMVKLLLKLLKGEAVGTPAEEGYIERGIRKNKFYDKLAAERCVEMFVAKMKGEPFETEYKMPVFDRVDPQPAVKDMKDAVIALVTSGGICPKGNPDHIEASSASKYGEYDITGVMDLTADKYCTAHGGYDATYADRNADVVLPVDVLRDMEKEGVFKKLHNKFYATVGNGTAVASAKRFGAEIADKLVADGVTAVILTSTUGTCTRCGATMVKEIERKLPVVHVCTIVPISQTVGANRIVPAIAIPHPFGDPTRTPEEEKIIRRHLVERSLEALQTEITEQTVFTN
- a CDS encoding glycine/sarcosine/betaine reductase complex selenoprotein A, which produces MGKLAGKKVLLLGERDGVPGPAMEACLKDSGAEVLFSVTECFVUTAAGAMDLQNQQRIKDAAEKFGTDCIVILGSSDAEGAEIYAETVSNGDPTYAGPLAGVPLGLPVYHVFDQTIRDACDPVAWEEQISMMEMVLDPEALATAVKGIREQYSKNVL